One window of the Esox lucius isolate fEsoLuc1 chromosome 8, fEsoLuc1.pri, whole genome shotgun sequence genome contains the following:
- the LOC109616014 gene encoding uncharacterized protein LOC109616014, which produces MGQAQSPNVSKRQPEHIQEGVKAQKKKKTHLITAAFQYLFMLSCCGVSCNEKEDYSSNTENLSENHSSVRSSFYSGKLRSSLDREKPPAWSSRTRTLNHDYEESTKQSFQSKGSKTSKRSKKQQRALDPERNRQSNGKNGGSTRSRTSGGSKTSVKKISITQELPPNWPSFRTPSNTSSCSIESLSSQVHTKPPQVPQASASNSSQCSQSFSSQSSLGNRTGSPDSQMDWQLLPGVPSLSFPEEKRDKTPVGSTFDRQLMTTVAAELSREYISDESKPSPSTSGLSHLGRELSNPDLNSLGTVISVEEKTPDEENQSDISYYCSASVNLTQSDATEYKDDQSPSSFISEFHDWGEYISDEGTLSPSTSGLSYLGSELSNPDLNSLGTVISVEEETPDEENQSDISYYRSASTNLSQSDTDEYKNDQSPSRFISEFQDWCQRLDEIEKEISCCLMEYADDQRNN; this is translated from the exons ATGGGTCAAGCTCAGAGCCCAAATGTCTCCAAGAGGCAACCTGAGCATATACAGGAGGGCGTTAAAGctcagaagaaaaagaaaacccaTCTGATTACGGCTGCCTTTCAGTATCTTTTTATGCTGTCCTGTTGTGGAGTCAGCTGTAATGAAAAGGAAGATTATAGCTCAAACACAGAAAATCTAAGTGAGAACCACAGCAGTGTAAGATCATCTTTTTATTCTGGTAAGCTTAGATCCTCCTTAGACAGAGAAAAGCCACCAGCCTGGAGCTCAAGAACCAGGACACTGAACCATGATTATGAAGAATCAACCAAACAATCTTTCCAATCAAAGGGTTCAAAGACTTCCAAAAGAAGTAAAAAACAACAGCGGGCTCTAGACCCTGAAAGAAACAGACAATCAAATGGGAAGAATGGAGGATCAACAAGATCTCGAACATCAGGTGGAAGCAAAACAAGTGTCAAGAAGATCAGCATTACCCAAGAGTTGCCTCCAAACTGGCCTTCCTTCCGGACTCCTAGCAACACATCCTCTTGCTCCATAGAGTCATTGTCCTCACAGGTTCACACCAAACCTCCACAGGTTCCCCAAGCCTCTGCTTCAAACTCAAGCCAATGCAGCCAATCCTTCAGCTCACAGTCATCATTGGGAAACAGAACAGGTTCCCCGGACAGTCAAATGGACTGGCAGCTCCTGCCAGGTGTGCCATCCTTATCCTTTccagaagagaagagagacaaaACCCCTGTTGGCAGCACATTCGATAGACAATTAATGACAACAGTTGCTGCAGAACTATCCAGAGAATACATCTCAGATGAAAGCAAACCCAGTCCATCGACATCAGGGCTTAGCCATCTGGGGAGAGAATTGTCAAATCCAGATCTGAACTCCCTTGGAACTGTCATCTCTGTTGAGGAAAAAACACCTGATGAGGAGAACCAGTCTGACATCAGTTATTACTGTTCTGCCAGCGTAAACCTGACTCAGAGTGACGCAACTGAATATAAGGATGACCAGAGCCCTAGCAGCTTCATTAGTGAGTTCCATGATTGGGGAGAATACATCTCAGATGAAGGCACACTCAGTCCATCGACATCAGGCCTTAGCTATCTGGGGAGTGAATTGTCAAATCCAGATCTGAACTCCCTTGGAACTGTCATTTCTGTTGAGGAAGAAACACCTGATGAGGAGAACCAGTCTGACATCAGTTATTACCGTTCTGCCAGCACAAACCTGTCACAGAGTGACACAGATGAATATAAGAATGACCAGAGCCCTAGCAG GTTCATTAGTGAGTTCCAGGACTGGTGTCAGAGGCTGGATGAAATAGAGAAGGAGATTTCTTGCTGCCTTATGGAATACGCTGATGATCAACGAAACAACTGA